A genomic segment from Actinoplanes sichuanensis encodes:
- a CDS encoding phenylacetate--CoA ligase family protein, producing MTEPSPVMALFQDAVATVPAYRRFLEDNGVDPAAVLEPAAIPLMTKAGYHRRYPLPDRCRHGRLDAATVVALSSGSSGHPTVWPRTESDEQTGVARFEQVFRDGFDAAESSTLAVVCFALGNWVGGMYTVAACRRLAADGYPITVATPGNDLAEILRVVGELGRNYDQTVLLGYPPFLKNVIDAGRDRGLDWQYYGIKLVLAGEVFSEQWRDLVGERAGISDPVTDIVSLYGTADAGVLGNETPLSVRIRRFLARHPDVATRCFGDSRLPTLVQYDPVTHWFEPMPDGTLTFSCAGTVPLVRYHIADEGGVLPYDEMVSLCRDHGFDPGDGPRLPFVYVFGRSLFTVSYFGANIYPENVTAGLERPAVSGWTTGRFVLRTVEDTDRDRRLSVVVELAAGAEPSEERRMLAASSIRTELLRINSEFAHYVPAAYQTPQVELRPADDAEFFPPGVKHRWTRPQTP from the coding sequence ATGACCGAGCCCTCACCCGTGATGGCGTTGTTCCAGGACGCCGTCGCGACGGTTCCCGCCTACCGCCGATTCCTCGAGGACAACGGGGTCGATCCGGCCGCGGTCCTGGAACCGGCGGCGATCCCGTTGATGACCAAGGCCGGCTACCACCGCCGCTACCCGTTGCCGGACCGGTGCCGCCACGGGCGACTCGACGCGGCCACCGTCGTCGCCCTCTCCTCAGGGTCCTCCGGCCACCCGACGGTGTGGCCGCGCACCGAATCCGACGAGCAGACCGGCGTCGCACGGTTCGAGCAGGTCTTCCGCGACGGATTCGATGCCGCCGAGAGCAGCACGCTCGCCGTGGTCTGCTTCGCTCTCGGCAACTGGGTCGGCGGCATGTACACCGTCGCCGCCTGCCGACGCCTCGCCGCCGACGGCTACCCGATCACCGTCGCCACCCCCGGCAACGACCTCGCCGAGATCCTGCGCGTGGTCGGCGAACTCGGCCGCAACTACGACCAGACGGTACTGCTCGGCTACCCGCCGTTCCTCAAGAACGTCATCGACGCCGGCCGCGACCGCGGCCTCGACTGGCAGTACTACGGCATCAAGCTGGTACTGGCCGGCGAGGTGTTCAGCGAGCAGTGGCGTGACCTCGTCGGCGAACGCGCTGGCATCAGCGACCCGGTCACCGACATCGTCTCGCTGTACGGCACGGCCGACGCGGGAGTGCTGGGCAACGAGACGCCGCTGAGCGTTCGCATCCGCCGCTTCCTGGCCCGGCACCCGGACGTCGCGACCAGGTGCTTCGGCGACTCCCGACTGCCGACACTGGTGCAGTACGACCCGGTCACCCACTGGTTCGAGCCGATGCCGGACGGGACCCTCACCTTCAGCTGCGCCGGCACCGTGCCACTGGTTCGCTATCACATCGCCGACGAGGGCGGCGTACTGCCGTACGACGAAATGGTGTCGTTGTGCCGGGACCACGGCTTCGATCCCGGTGACGGCCCGCGACTGCCGTTCGTGTACGTCTTCGGCCGTTCACTGTTCACCGTCTCGTATTTCGGGGCCAACATCTACCCGGAGAACGTGACGGCGGGCCTGGAACGGCCGGCCGTCAGCGGCTGGACCACCGGTAGGTTCGTGCTGCGCACGGTCGAGGACACCGACCGGGACCGGCGGCTGTCCGTCGTCGTCGAGCTGGCCGCCGGAGCCGAGCCCAGCGAGGAACGGCGGATGCTCGCCGCCTCGTCGATCCGTACCGAGTTGCTGCGCATCAACAGCGAGTTCGCCCACTACGTGCCGGCGGCCTACCAGACTCCGCAGGTGGAACTCCGGCCGGCGGACGACGCCGAGTTCTTCCCGCCCGGTGTGAAGCACCGGTGGACCCGCCCGCAGACGCCGTGA